A single region of the Streptomyces caelestis genome encodes:
- the fxlM gene encoding methyltransferase, FxLD system has product MNTTTGASPEDLRNRLVDAILKEDISGLRDARVETAMRTVPRHAFLPDAPIEEAYANKSVTIKENPDEDALPLSCASQPDVVHFMLVQLAVRDGDNIFEIGAGTGYNAALLKHLTGKSGQVTTCDIDADVTAYARRTLDANGYEDVRVVTRDGALGAPEFSPYDRMIATVGMWDLPGAWWDQLAVGGRLVVPLRWRGLSRAVAFEREERRMRSDSVKMCGFLPVIGQDGERNDYIDDDRLVRLYWDEDQSIAPELLRDALTRPKSVVWTDVTVGLVESFDGVWLRLSATERVTCRITAKPAAVAAGLHRPASPALSPALVEGDSIAYLTLERTAEDPETEPRFRLGAVGYGPAGADLAERICAQIRAWSPARTAEPVVTAYPADTPDSDLADGALIDRPSVRLVIAY; this is encoded by the coding sequence ATGAACACCACCACTGGCGCCTCCCCCGAGGACCTGCGCAACCGTCTGGTCGACGCCATCCTGAAAGAGGACATCTCCGGCCTCCGCGACGCACGCGTCGAAACCGCCATGCGGACCGTACCCCGCCACGCCTTCCTCCCCGACGCACCCATCGAGGAGGCGTACGCCAACAAGAGCGTGACGATCAAGGAGAACCCCGACGAGGACGCACTCCCGCTGAGCTGCGCCTCCCAGCCCGACGTCGTGCACTTCATGCTGGTCCAGCTCGCCGTCCGCGACGGCGACAACATCTTCGAGATCGGGGCCGGCACCGGCTACAACGCCGCCCTGCTCAAGCACCTCACCGGGAAGTCCGGACAGGTCACCACATGCGACATCGACGCCGACGTGACCGCCTACGCCCGCCGGACACTGGACGCCAACGGATACGAAGACGTTCGCGTCGTCACGAGGGACGGCGCCCTCGGCGCCCCGGAGTTCAGCCCGTACGACCGAATGATCGCCACGGTTGGCATGTGGGACCTCCCCGGTGCCTGGTGGGACCAGCTCGCCGTCGGCGGACGCCTCGTGGTCCCGCTGCGATGGCGCGGGCTCTCCAGGGCCGTGGCCTTCGAACGCGAGGAGAGGCGGATGCGGTCCGACTCCGTCAAGATGTGCGGCTTCCTCCCGGTGATCGGCCAGGACGGGGAGCGGAACGACTACATCGACGACGACCGGCTCGTCAGGCTCTACTGGGACGAGGACCAGTCCATCGCCCCGGAACTTCTTCGCGACGCGCTCACCCGACCGAAGTCGGTCGTCTGGACCGATGTGACGGTCGGCCTCGTCGAGTCGTTCGACGGCGTCTGGCTGCGGTTGAGCGCCACCGAGCGAGTGACCTGCCGCATCACCGCGAAGCCCGCAGCGGTGGCGGCCGGCCTCCACCGGCCCGCCTCACCCGCCCTGAGCCCCGCCCTCGTCGAGGGGGACTCCATCGCGTACCTCACTCTGGAGCGGACCGCCGAAGACCCCGAGACAGAACCCCGGTTCCGGCTGGGAGCCGTCGGCTATGGCCCGGCCGGCGCCGATCTCGCCGAGCGGATCTGCGCGCAGATCCGCGCCTGGAGCCCGGCCCGGACCGCCGAACCCGTCGTCACGGCCTACCCCGCGGACACACCGGACAGCGACCTCGCCGACGGAGCCTTGATCGACCGGCCCTCCGTGCGGCTCGTCATCGCCTACTGA
- a CDS encoding NucA/NucB deoxyribonuclease domain-containing protein gives MKIRTTLIRLARATATTAALTLLTAATTTATYAASTTNAPAPEGTVFVDAASLPADELRGLDRLIPYAEYARSHRSESVARQAAADPAPGDQQDLRQQCANHAAQAKTATGWIKSRFESCQKRPFDLVLRDIRGTTTLGRLKFDQWVLGFAYDGSRRVDYVASIENIWVEPIPTEDATKWRIGQHFHHSINASKSDPDPKVTAPQTVNRDELLGVWDTKPHWNLTYTSPDKGALFEQGNQQRVLSTVTMDLSASSPNSAPYMEGSNAYNSGVRYDYAGKVAGKYKGTVFTKARVELVMSQKDPAVNESAVHIYDALNRPERTFPSWPGKSVPGAKEPLHRLVDKEKQKNNRTRSIKECGKVWGDYAGTGLQCDEYPFASTKEGSTKGDNRFSVRLIDGDDNETGGRRLDQMYTLNRILDGDAFYMKVTN, from the coding sequence GTGAAGATACGCACCACACTCATACGTCTCGCCCGCGCCACCGCCACCACCGCGGCCCTGACACTACTCACCGCGGCCACCACCACCGCCACCTACGCCGCCTCGACCACGAACGCCCCGGCCCCCGAGGGCACCGTGTTCGTCGACGCCGCGTCCCTCCCCGCCGACGAACTGCGCGGCCTCGACCGGCTCATCCCGTACGCCGAATACGCCCGGTCCCACAGGTCGGAGTCCGTGGCGCGGCAGGCTGCGGCCGACCCGGCCCCCGGCGACCAACAGGACCTGCGACAGCAGTGTGCCAACCACGCGGCACAGGCGAAGACCGCCACCGGGTGGATCAAATCCCGCTTCGAGAGCTGCCAGAAACGTCCATTCGACCTGGTGCTGCGTGACATCAGGGGTACGACCACGCTCGGCCGCCTCAAGTTCGACCAATGGGTTCTCGGCTTCGCCTACGACGGCAGCCGGCGCGTCGACTACGTCGCCAGCATCGAGAACATATGGGTCGAGCCGATACCCACCGAAGATGCCACGAAGTGGCGGATCGGCCAGCACTTCCACCACAGCATCAACGCATCCAAGAGCGATCCGGACCCCAAGGTGACCGCGCCGCAGACCGTGAACCGCGATGAACTGCTCGGCGTGTGGGACACCAAGCCCCACTGGAACCTCACCTACACCTCCCCGGACAAGGGCGCCTTGTTCGAGCAGGGCAACCAGCAGCGCGTCCTCTCGACCGTCACGATGGACCTGAGCGCCAGCTCCCCGAACTCCGCCCCCTACATGGAAGGCAGCAACGCCTACAACTCCGGCGTCCGCTATGACTACGCCGGTAAGGTCGCGGGCAAGTACAAGGGCACCGTCTTCACGAAGGCGCGTGTGGAACTCGTGATGAGTCAGAAGGACCCGGCGGTCAACGAAAGCGCCGTGCACATCTACGACGCCCTGAACCGCCCCGAGCGCACCTTCCCCTCCTGGCCCGGAAAGAGCGTTCCAGGAGCGAAGGAACCGCTGCACCGGCTGGTCGACAAGGAGAAGCAGAAGAACAACCGCACCCGCTCGATCAAGGAATGCGGGAAGGTATGGGGCGACTACGCCGGAACCGGCCTTCAGTGCGACGAATACCCCTTCGCTTCCACGAAGGAAGGTTCCACCAAGGGCGACAACCGGTTCTCCGTCCGGTTGATCGACGGCGACGACAATGAGACCGGCGGCCGCAGGCTCGACCAGATGTACACCCTCAACCGGATCCTGGACGGCGACGCCTTCTACATGAAGGTCACCAACTAG
- a CDS encoding FxsB family cyclophane-forming radical SAM/SPASM peptide maturase has product MTEPEGPVPFRTFILKVANRCNIDCDYCFVFNSKDQAARRLPARMDLAVVRAAARRIGEHASAHRLRAIHVVLHGGEPLLVGVGHMAGLLQTVRDSVPAGTRVLFELQTNGTLLSDAWLDLFERYEVAVGVSLDGPPLANDRHRLTHAGRSSAASAVRGIELLRSRPHLFAGLLAVVDLANDPVEVHDYLAAFEPPVIDFGLPHATHDDPPHRSDPSVPEYGLWMSRVYDAWLDRPEYRHSVRMLEDIVALSSGVRGSVETLGLAPPTSVVIESDGSIEAVDTLRSVEEGATWLGLDVLRHSFDEALSHPKLLHRQHGKEALAEQCRACPLVDVCGGGYLPHRFSEAQGYRNPSVYCADLEYLIRHVQGSLRQHGWNPYAQAASSP; this is encoded by the coding sequence ATGACAGAACCCGAAGGCCCCGTTCCTTTCCGGACGTTCATCCTCAAGGTCGCCAACCGCTGCAATATCGACTGCGATTACTGCTTCGTCTTCAACTCCAAGGACCAGGCGGCGCGGCGCCTGCCCGCCCGAATGGACCTCGCTGTGGTGCGGGCTGCGGCCCGGCGGATAGGTGAGCACGCCTCCGCACACCGCCTTCGGGCCATCCACGTCGTCCTGCATGGCGGGGAGCCGCTTCTCGTCGGCGTCGGGCACATGGCCGGTCTGTTGCAGACCGTCCGGGACAGCGTGCCGGCCGGGACCCGGGTCCTTTTCGAGCTCCAGACCAACGGGACTCTTCTTTCCGATGCGTGGCTGGACCTCTTCGAACGGTACGAGGTTGCGGTCGGCGTCAGCCTCGACGGGCCGCCGCTTGCCAATGACCGGCACCGGCTGACGCATGCCGGGCGGTCGAGCGCCGCCTCCGCCGTGCGCGGCATCGAACTCCTGCGGTCGCGGCCACACCTGTTCGCGGGGCTGCTCGCCGTCGTGGACCTGGCCAACGACCCCGTGGAGGTCCACGACTACCTGGCGGCGTTCGAACCGCCGGTGATCGATTTCGGCCTGCCGCACGCGACCCACGACGACCCGCCGCACCGCTCCGACCCGAGCGTGCCCGAGTACGGGCTGTGGATGAGCAGGGTCTACGACGCCTGGCTCGACCGGCCCGAGTACCGGCACAGCGTCCGGATGCTGGAGGACATCGTGGCCCTCAGCTCTGGCGTGCGCGGCTCGGTGGAGACGCTCGGCCTGGCCCCGCCGACAAGCGTCGTGATCGAGTCCGACGGCTCCATCGAGGCCGTGGACACCCTGCGGTCGGTCGAGGAGGGTGCCACCTGGCTCGGACTCGACGTCCTCCGCCACTCCTTCGACGAAGCTCTGTCCCATCCAAAGCTGCTGCACCGGCAACACGGCAAGGAAGCGCTCGCCGAGCAGTGCCGCGCCTGCCCACTTGTGGACGTGTGCGGCGGTGGCTACCTCCCACACCGCTTCAGCGAAGCCCAGGGCTATCGGAACCCGTCTGTCTACTGCGCGGACCTGGAGTACCTCATCCGACACGTCCAGGGCTCCCTGCGGCAGCACGGCTGGAACCCGTATGCGCAGGCCGCCTCGTCGCCGTAG
- the haaN gene encoding cyclophane-containing RiPP N-acetyltransferase HaaN → MTVTIRPAEKRDVPAVAELIEEIERFYGATDTGIQPLEERRIQVEEALFGSPPLASALLVEDETGDIIGLAAYSFLWPAAGSSHSLFLKELYVRGTLRRQGIGARLMDELRAIAAARPGCSRVEWMTDSDNPGARAFYKSLGFAEFDGKIVYRVGTGAAPE, encoded by the coding sequence ATGACCGTGACGATCCGTCCCGCGGAGAAGCGGGACGTCCCGGCCGTGGCCGAGCTGATCGAGGAGATCGAGCGGTTCTACGGGGCGACCGACACCGGTATCCAGCCACTGGAGGAACGCCGCATCCAGGTCGAGGAGGCGCTGTTCGGCTCGCCGCCGCTGGCCTCCGCGCTGCTCGTCGAGGATGAGACCGGGGACATCATCGGACTCGCCGCCTACTCGTTCCTCTGGCCGGCCGCCGGCTCCTCGCACTCCCTGTTCCTCAAGGAGCTGTACGTCCGTGGCACGCTCCGACGGCAGGGCATCGGTGCCCGCCTCATGGACGAACTCCGTGCCATCGCCGCAGCGCGCCCCGGGTGCAGCCGCGTGGAATGGATGACCGACAGCGACAACCCCGGGGCACGGGCCTTCTACAAGTCACTCGGGTTCGCCGAGTTCGACGGGAAGATCGTCTACCGGGTCGGCACCGGAGCGGCCCCAGAATGA
- the haaT gene encoding cyclophane-containing RiPP biosynthesis TPR protein HaaT, with translation MRLRRGIAIAVVAGGGAVTTMLVGLVTNAVSDESRWPGWLGWLQEHAWFSFVVLGVTMAGLTALLAGLSETRPPTPPGRPEDGAGPGAAQVLRSLPRDTAAFTDRAAELERLVGSVRASQERGQGLPVHVIDGMPGVGKTAFAVHAGHLLSERFPDGQLFVNLNGHTPGRTPVQAGEALASLLTAAGVPTQQIPVGDDVGAVTEARAAMWRSRLADKRALLILDNAASYRQLEPLLPGGSGCLVLVTSRKRLVANEEVVMSVDALPPDHAVELFVRLSGRPADALGRDVVDELVRLCGCLPLGVSLLAARLRHHPSWSAEDLRGRLVAARDRLGELRAGERAVTATFDLSYRDLSPERQRFFRQLGFFPGTDLDPHVGAALGEVSVVMARRHLEALYDDHLIDEQPGSRYRLHDLLRDYARGLAAEGEGMDHVQAVQRVCTYYLAALAIANGHTVRSGAAVPPAPDDTARVETPVLESRADALSWLETERANILACVRRANGLALYNLVVRLAAAMAPFLRQAGPWDQAVALHRTAAEAARQTGDQRARGDALAELGVVRRFMAAYPQAIEALNDAVTAYEAVDDRRGKAEALNQLGIVWYLTADNEDAARAQTEALALYRELGYRLGQANALADLGMTHRQMSRFDAAVEAQTEALAIYRELGDRYGEANSLRDLGVVHNLMGAYGLAARHHQEAFDIYLELDDRVHQAYALNELGVVRRLTGDIEAARTAHGQALTHFTELGERFGRANSIRHLGVVERVTGDAAEAIRLLEEALGAYRELGSRGGEAASLSELGVARGIVGERDGAIEAFQRGLEILRGLGDRCGEAEALNHWGLLLLTSDEPTAARRHFGQALTLARDIRCPLEEARALEGIGRCDWTVDGPGHGVDSLRAAVTVYRRLGVSASVDDIERLLV, from the coding sequence ATGAGACTCCGGCGCGGGATCGCCATCGCCGTCGTCGCCGGAGGCGGCGCTGTGACCACCATGCTGGTCGGGCTCGTCACGAACGCCGTGTCCGATGAGTCGCGGTGGCCGGGCTGGCTGGGGTGGTTACAGGAGCACGCCTGGTTCTCGTTCGTCGTGTTGGGCGTGACGATGGCGGGACTGACGGCCCTGCTCGCCGGGCTCTCCGAGACGCGGCCTCCCACCCCTCCGGGCCGACCGGAGGATGGAGCAGGGCCAGGGGCCGCCCAGGTGCTGCGTTCATTGCCGCGCGACACCGCCGCGTTCACCGACCGTGCTGCGGAACTGGAGCGGCTGGTGGGTTCGGTGCGGGCCTCACAGGAGCGTGGTCAGGGGCTGCCCGTTCATGTGATCGACGGCATGCCAGGCGTCGGGAAGACCGCCTTCGCCGTGCACGCCGGCCACCTGCTTTCTGAGCGCTTCCCCGACGGACAACTCTTCGTGAATCTCAACGGGCACACGCCGGGGCGCACTCCGGTGCAGGCCGGCGAGGCGCTCGCCTCACTTCTCACGGCTGCCGGCGTGCCGACGCAGCAGATTCCCGTCGGTGATGACGTCGGAGCGGTTACGGAGGCCCGGGCCGCCATGTGGCGGAGCAGGCTCGCGGACAAGAGGGCCCTGCTGATTCTGGACAACGCGGCCAGCTACCGGCAGTTGGAGCCGCTGCTCCCCGGTGGGAGCGGGTGCCTGGTGTTGGTGACCAGTCGCAAGCGGCTGGTTGCGAACGAGGAGGTGGTCATGTCGGTGGACGCACTGCCGCCGGATCACGCGGTCGAACTCTTCGTACGGCTCAGTGGGCGGCCGGCCGACGCTCTCGGCCGGGATGTGGTGGACGAGTTGGTGCGGCTGTGCGGGTGTCTGCCGCTGGGAGTGTCGCTTCTCGCGGCGAGGCTGCGGCACCATCCGTCCTGGAGCGCCGAGGACCTGCGCGGGCGGCTGGTGGCGGCGCGGGACCGGCTGGGAGAGCTGCGTGCCGGGGAACGTGCCGTCACCGCGACGTTCGATCTCTCCTACCGGGATCTCTCGCCGGAGCGGCAGCGCTTCTTCCGACAGCTCGGGTTCTTCCCCGGCACCGATCTCGACCCGCACGTCGGTGCGGCTCTTGGTGAGGTCTCGGTCGTGATGGCCCGTCGGCATCTTGAGGCGCTCTACGACGACCACCTGATCGACGAGCAACCGGGGAGTCGCTACCGGCTGCACGATCTCTTGCGCGACTACGCTCGCGGTCTCGCCGCCGAGGGAGAGGGCATGGACCACGTACAGGCCGTCCAGCGCGTGTGCACCTACTACCTGGCCGCTCTCGCCATCGCGAACGGGCACACCGTGCGCAGCGGAGCTGCGGTGCCACCGGCGCCGGACGACACCGCGCGGGTGGAAACCCCGGTCCTGGAGTCGCGGGCGGATGCCCTGAGCTGGCTGGAGACCGAGCGGGCCAACATCCTGGCCTGCGTCCGTCGGGCGAACGGCCTCGCCCTGTACAACCTCGTGGTCCGACTTGCAGCGGCCATGGCGCCCTTCCTGCGCCAGGCCGGCCCCTGGGACCAGGCCGTCGCGCTCCATCGGACGGCCGCCGAGGCCGCCCGCCAAACCGGCGACCAGCGGGCGCGGGGTGATGCTCTCGCCGAGCTGGGTGTCGTACGCCGTTTCATGGCCGCCTACCCACAGGCGATCGAAGCCCTCAACGACGCCGTGACGGCGTACGAAGCGGTCGACGACCGGCGTGGCAAGGCCGAGGCACTGAACCAGCTCGGCATCGTCTGGTACCTGACCGCGGACAACGAGGACGCGGCCCGCGCCCAGACTGAGGCTCTAGCCCTCTACCGTGAGCTGGGGTACCGGCTCGGGCAGGCGAACGCGCTCGCGGATCTCGGCATGACACACCGGCAGATGAGCCGGTTCGACGCCGCGGTGGAGGCCCAGACCGAGGCCCTGGCGATCTACCGAGAACTCGGTGACCGATACGGGGAGGCGAACTCCCTGCGGGACCTGGGTGTCGTGCACAACCTCATGGGCGCGTACGGCCTGGCTGCGCGGCATCACCAGGAAGCGTTCGACATCTACCTGGAGCTGGACGACCGTGTGCACCAGGCTTACGCGCTGAACGAGTTGGGCGTCGTCCGACGGCTGACCGGAGACATCGAGGCAGCGCGGACGGCACACGGCCAGGCCCTGACGCACTTCACCGAGCTCGGTGAACGGTTCGGCCGCGCGAACAGCATCCGTCACCTTGGCGTCGTGGAGCGTGTGACCGGGGATGCGGCAGAGGCGATCCGGCTTCTGGAGGAGGCCCTGGGCGCCTACCGCGAACTCGGCAGCCGAGGGGGTGAGGCCGCCTCGCTGAGTGAGCTGGGCGTGGCGCGCGGCATCGTCGGTGAGCGCGACGGCGCGATCGAGGCGTTCCAACGCGGTTTGGAGATCCTGAGGGGCCTGGGCGACCGGTGTGGCGAGGCGGAGGCACTGAACCACTGGGGGTTGCTGCTGCTCACCTCCGATGAACCGACAGCCGCCCGTCGGCACTTCGGTCAGGCGCTCACGCTCGCGCGGGACATCCGCTGCCCGCTGGAGGAGGCGCGGGCATTGGAGGGCATCGGCCGCTGCGACTGGACGGTTGACGGGCCTGGTCACGGCGTGGACTCGCTGCGAGCCGCCGTGACCGTGTACCGGCGGTTGGGGGTGAGCGCGTCCGTGGACGACATCGAACGGTTGCTGGTGTAG
- a CDS encoding site-specific integrase, producing MIERITSSWRRRTAIPPHVAVWRSVRKHGETKTRKSRRTIALPKQVVDVLEEHMRWQKQGRASRGMEWSPTGRVFTTRSGEPLDAANVRRDFKAIVRKAGLEPERTPRELRHSFVSLLSDHGIPLERIALLVGHSSQSTTEAVYRKQLRPVITQGAEAMDDIFAEDQEGKAPEGDEEGDAVA from the coding sequence GTGATTGAGCGGATCACGTCTTCCTGGAGACGACGGACGGCAATCCCGCCCCACGTCGCGGTGTGGCGCTCGGTGCGCAAGCACGGTGAGACCAAGACCAGGAAGAGCCGCCGGACCATCGCTCTGCCGAAGCAGGTGGTCGATGTCCTCGAAGAGCACATGCGGTGGCAGAAGCAGGGGCGGGCATCGAGAGGGATGGAGTGGAGCCCGACCGGTCGTGTCTTCACGACTCGGAGCGGCGAGCCGCTGGACGCAGCCAACGTCCGGCGAGACTTCAAGGCCATAGTGAGGAAGGCCGGACTGGAGCCTGAGCGGACCCCGAGGGAGCTCCGGCACAGCTTCGTGTCCCTGCTCTCCGACCACGGCATCCCCCTGGAGCGGATCGCGCTCTTGGTCGGCCACAGCAGTCAGTCGACCACAGAGGCGGTCTACCGGAAGCAGCTCCGGCCCGTGATCACGCAGGGTGCCGAAGCGATGGATGACATCTTCGCCGAAGATCAGGAAGGGAAGGCCCCGGAGGGCGACGAAGAGGGAGACGCGGTGGCCTGA
- the haaA gene encoding HaaA family cyclophane-containing RiPP peptide has product MPSPTSVTEPCTITPAGPASTEPTAAGTAVLDRVAARVRQRLEAEEGATARVGDGAHAASLIWPWPL; this is encoded by the coding sequence ATGCCGTCACCCACGTCCGTCACCGAGCCATGCACCATCACGCCCGCCGGCCCGGCGTCCACGGAGCCGACGGCGGCCGGCACCGCCGTCCTGGACCGCGTGGCCGCCCGCGTCCGGCAACGGCTGGAGGCAGAGGAGGGCGCGACGGCCCGGGTCGGCGACGGTGCCCACGCGGCCTCGCTCATCTGGCCCTGGCCGCTGTGA